The Mangifera indica cultivar Alphonso chromosome 8, CATAS_Mindica_2.1, whole genome shotgun sequence genome has a window encoding:
- the LOC123222415 gene encoding uncharacterized protein LOC123222415 gives MTGAQPPRTYAEALDRALRAEVFVRRRFGQTTGQKVTPPSTMPAPPVSSGSASVQRGPPPERDRKGKRPLQFRGMKKNWKSGKKQRGPEIPACQKCGKHHRGECLTGQAVCFRCRQPGHIARFCTAAPVRVEQQQPIGGATARVYMITQGPA, from the coding sequence ATGACCGGGGCGCAGCCACCcagaacttatgcagaggcccttgatagagctttgagggcagaggtttttgttaggaggaggtttggtcagactacagggcaaaaagttacacctccttctaccatgccagctcccccggtgagtagtggttcagcttcagtacagagaggccctcctccagagcgagacaggaaaggtaaacgacctctccagttcagaggcatgaaaaagaactggaagagtggaaagaaacaaagaggacctgagataccagcttgccagaaatgtgggaagcaccatagaggagagtgtttgacaggtcaggcagtttgtttcagatgtcgtcagcctggacatattgctcgtttctgcacagctgccccagtgagagtagagcagcagCAGCCTATAGGAGGAGCCACAGCCAGAGTTTATATGATCACTCAGGGCCCAGCAtag